CCTTCCTAAAGGCAACTGAGGAAAAGATGGAGGTTGACCAGCGTTCCATCTACGTGGGCAACGTAAGTGGGAGACCCTGGAGCAGAGCCTCTCTTGCTGCTCTTTGTCCAGCTGGACATCTGTCCTAGATCCCTAGCACGGGGGCCCATCCACTCCCACCAAAGGCTGGCTGGTCCCATCCTGAACTGTTCTCTGCCTAGCCCAGACTGGGAATGTGGCTCAGCATCTGCCTGTGATTCTTAGCCACTTGCAGATGATCTGTTGCAAGTGTCAGCTCCCCAAAATACCCCTCTGGAAGCTGCAGGTTGTGCAGTGTTGCTTGTTCTCTCAAAGCAGGGGCAGCTTTAGAGTCCATGGAGTCTCATAGATTTGGGTTTCCAGGCTGGAGCATTCAGCTGGAAGGGTCTCCTGAACTCAGGAGGTGGTGAAGCTGTGGTGGCAAGGTGTGAGTGGGGTCAGCCAGGCCCTTTGCCTCCTGTGATGGTGTGTGAATGCAGACCCACAGGCCAgggggtgctggctggaggGGCCGGGGCTATCGTTGCAGGTGGATTACGGGGgcacagcagaagagctggaatCTCACTTCAACAGCTGTGGGCAGATCAACCGAGTGACCATCCTCTGCGACAAGTTCTCGGGGCATCCCAAAGGGTCGGTGCTGTGTGCAGGGGCCAGAGCTGGGGTCTCAAgggtgctgccctgtgctccccagcctTTAGGAGCAgtggggtgtccctggggctCTGCTCACCCTGTCCCTTGCAGGTACGCCTACATCGAGTTTGAAGAGAAGAGCTCTGTGAGGGCTGCGGTGGAGCTGGATGAGAGCGTGTTCAGAGGCCGTATTATTAAGGTAAGAGCTGGATGAGGCCCTGGGGTGCTGCACCCATCCTTCCCAGCCCCATGTGTGTGGGACTGTGCTGAATCCCAGTGCTGGCTGAGCCACCCACTGCCTTGCAGGTGCTGCCCAAGAGGACCAACATGCCAGGCATCAGTACCACCGACCGTGGGGGCTACCGGGGCTGCTTCCAAGCCCGGGGAGGGCTGGCCCAACGGGGAGGCTACTACAGAGGGCAGCACCCAAGGGTGCGAGGGAGGATGTACAGGTGagtggctgggcaggggtgaGTCTGGCATATTTGGATCAAGATCCCTGTGGAGCAGAGTGTCCCCAGGATGATGATACCTGCCCCTTACTCTGGCTGTGCTCAGCTTCTCGGCTTTGCACCCCCCACCCTGGcatgggcaggaggagggagaaagggcCCTGGCAGGAATATCCTCCTGGAGACCAGTGCTAGAAATGTCTCCTGCGCATCGCGTGCTGTTAGCATCACCCCGGTGTCTGTAGGGTTGGCAGGAGCCTGGTGGCTGGCCTGGATGGGACACTGGcatcttgggggggggggggggggggggctgtggaCAGCTGGGAGGGGGAAGAACTGAAGTGAGCAGCCAGCAATGGTGTGGCAGCTGCATCCACACTGCTGTCCCGGCATCCCTCGCATCCCCAGCACAGGCCTGGAGCTGTTCTCCACACACCTCCTGCTGCTCGTGCATCTGTGAGCTTGCTGTGGATTAGCTTCAATGATGCCCCAGCCCCTTCGGCACTGGTGGCGAGGAAGCGGGGAAAGAGCTTTGGAAGTGAAAGAAACACGTGGAAATGTGCTGGTGTCCCTGCAGGGATTTGGGGAGTGGTTGGGTGGGCATTGCATTCTCAGCCTGACCAGTCCCAGAGCCTGGCTTTGGGGCTCCCTGTCTTTGGGGGTTCAGTCTAGgttggctggggcaggagggtgaATCCCAGCTCTTGGAGGGGTGATGGAGCAGGTAGCTGTGCTTTTTGGCACAGCTGATATCTCAGCTGAGCGATGTTCCTGTGCTTTAGGATGCTCTTTTTGTTCCCGTTTAGGGGTCGGGCAAGGCTGCTGCCTTGGTATTTTCCGTACTAGAAAGGACTGGACTGCCCTGGTGATGCCGATGGGACTGAAATGGGGAGACAGGACTGGAGAGACTTAAAAATACGCCTAcccaagccaaaaaaaaaagattaattttaaaaatgccatctGCCTGGCTGCAAGGATTACTGGCGAGGCAGCCATGTGCCAGTCTACGGGAGGGAAGACTGGATCCACTCCACCCATCAGCAATCCCAGGAGGGTCTCACCTTCACCTTGCTTAGCGGTTTGAGTTTTCATCAGGAACAGTCTCATCCCCGGCCATGCGAAGGGAAGAGCTCTCCCAGATCACCAGGTCTCATTCTCATCCCATAGCAAAGGGCTGTACCGGAGGGTTTGGCTTGGCTTCTAGATGTCAAAATGCTCTCCACTTCGCTGCGGGGGCGGACCTGTCCTGCTCCACCCATGAAGCACCCTTTGCAAACTGTTTCTACAGGAGCTGCatgctgctttctcttgctcttAAAGATCCTAAAGGCCTTTCCAAagactctttttcttctccagatcAGCAGAGAAGGTCTTGGGCTGCAGCTCTAGATCTGACTGTTGGGGAGCTTTTCCTTCAACAGCCTTGTGGATTAGTGACCTTCCTCTCAGGAAGAGGATGGAGCCTAATGATCTGGCTTGGATCTGTTTTTTtagctctctgctgctgttgtgcatcTGACCACTACAGGAGGGAAGAAGCATCCCTTGCTGTTTCTCTGGAAGCCTCTCTGTGGTGGTTAAACAAGACCTGGGTGTCAAAACTCTTTTATTACAAAAGCCATCAACCCtcttttccctgctcctgcttgTGTTCTAAAGCTCCAAGGGTCAAAGGGTGCTGCCAACTTagattttactttctttcttgcAGTAGCACTATTTCAAAATCATCTCCAAATTTAGTCTGAACCGTCTTCTTGACTCCCATCACCTTTCCTCCTCTGGATTCCCATTTGGGGATGGTGTAAGCCCAGCTAGATTAGAGGGTCAGGACCAAAGTGCATCCCAGGAGCTGGGTACTAGGGAACAAGCGCTGCCTGGCACTTCCCCTTCCTGCTGATCCTTGTGTTTGTGTGAGCTCTGAAACTGCTTTTAGAGGAAAAACTCTGCTAAGAGAGGTAGGCTGTGAACACCAGCAGACTGTTACTGTGTGAAGTTCTGCACTGAAATTGGTTTTATTATATAATTCTCACACTAATCTTTCGGGATCCTTAGTTAGGATTCCTCTAACCCAGATGCAACTGACTCCTAAAGCAGCTTTTCACAGCTCAGGGGGCATTGCCAGGCTAAAAATCCCACTGAATTccgtgcccccccgcccccttaAGAtcacaagattatttttttttcaagcttggGGACTTAACTCTTCATGTTGCATTGATTTTTGCCCTTTGCCCAGTGtggtctgtgctgctgagacCGGCTTTGATCTGAGGTACCCTTAGGCCTAGACTACAAAACTGGCTTTTTCTAGGGCTTTAAACTTTCCATTTAGTAGCTTTCTAAATTCTTGagacttaatttttaataaaaaatactttggggTGTTTAGACTGTGTTGTGGAAGAGGAAATGCTAAGCTCCTGTCTCTGGGagtgaaaaaaaagtgaagatttttttatatgaaaatgttttggaataGCAGTGTACAGCTGTGCCTTGTTTAGATGGTGGGAGAGGCTTGAACACTTTCATCTCCCGTTATTTGACAGGTTGTTGTtgattaaatgtatttaagttCTGTTTGAGAAAGTATTGTAAAtgtcacttatttttaaaataaacgATCTTGCTGTGTGAACTTCATCTGCAGTGAGATGGTGCTGGCTGTGAGCTGACGCTCTACGCTGACCTGGCTTTCTCCAGGCTTGTATCCTTTGGAGCTGtgcagctatttttatttttagctatgttttatgtatttttaaccAATTGGGTGCTTGAAGCAcagactgcagcctgtggggcaGAAGTGGAGTAGAGGTGTATAAAGTACTGAGTAGCTGTTTGGTGCCTATGCCTGCATTACCTCTGCTGAACATGCTGTAGCTGCGCGGCCTCGCAGAGGGCGAGTGTACTGCACAAGTGATGAAGCGGGGATGCCTTTCTAGTTTagtttgtgtgttttctgtataAATACCTGCTATTGATTTGGTAGAAcagtggggagctgcagggggagGAGATGCTAATAGAGTTTAGTTTGGGATGAGCCAGGCAGCTGTGCAATCCTAATGTCTTAATCTCTTGGTGTGGATTTATCCCAGCTGCACTACCTGTGCTCCCTGGCCTGGGCTAGAAATAACTGCTTGGTGTGCCCGGCCTGCCTGAATGAGGTGCAAAGTGATAACAGCAAATACTGTTGTGTGGGAGTCATCCAAAGATCTTCCCCAGGAAGGCAAGACCAGTGCAGGGCTTGACTGGGTTGAAGGTGGTGCTCTGAGCCCAGCTGTTTGCTGTCTGCCAGAGCCTTCTCGAGTACGTAAACagtggctggggctgcagagaaaCCTGGAGCCTTAATTGCGgagttttctctttccaagaACTAACGCAGTAAGGGCATACAGGTCTGAGTGCTCCCAGCTAAGGAAAACCAGGCTGAGGAGCCCACTTATGTTTGAATTAAGCATTGCTTGTGATGTTCCTGTCAGAATGAGCagtcctgagcagcagcaaagggggTTGGCAAACAGCAAAAGGACTGCTGTGGCTGATGTGCTGTTCCTGCTTCAGAGGAACTGCTCTGAAGCACCATTACTTCTGAGGAACAGTGCCACTCTGCACCTCAGCTGACTAAAATCTAGGTTGACCCTAATAATAATCTCCTAGCTGTCTCTTGTGCAGCTGTGCTTGCTCTAATCACAAGCACAGCAAGAACTGCTGTTTTTACACAAAGCCCAACTTCTACAGAAACATCTGAGTTGCACAGAGGCACAGCTGCACACATTTCTGTAGGGAACAAACCTCCTATCTGACACAGTATCCTTCCTGAAGGGAGAGCTGCCTCTCACATGTTACCTGAAGGCATAAAGCTGAACAGCAACTTCTGTGCTATACTCAGGAAACCTTGCAGACATCAAGTTTATTctacacagaataaaaatattacacagAATGAAGACAATATATACATCACTTTGTAGGCACACGCCTACATGTGGGGAATGTTCTCAGTGCTTGGATGAGAAGGGGAGAGCTTCAGCACACCTGCATCATCATGGAGTTCACCATGCTATCAAAAGCcctagagaaagaaatgaacacAGAATATTAAAGGAAGCAGCTAGTTCTGCACAGCAGACCTCTTGTAAAAAAGCCAATGGCTAACAGTGCCTCTTACTGGTTAACAAGCTGGCTCTCCCTAAGCGGAATATATGGTTTTACTCTTTAACTACAGCATGCTCCATTGAGTAAATAATTACTTTTGATTAAGTAAGGGCAGGTCTTATCCTGGCTGtaggggacccacactggagcagcttgtgaaaaactgcagcccatgggaaggactcacgcTGAGAAGTTCATTGCGGACTGTCTCCCATGGCCTGCCTCAGCAAAGTATAAAAGAATTTGTTCTTGCCTAGGCAATGGAAGCTCCcaacagaattaaaattccCTGTGAGATTACAGGTGAGAAATGGTGGGCACTAGCCCTCACATGTGAGGAATTACACATGCTGAATGCCCACCTGTCCTCACCCAAGGATAAGTGCAGTTGTTCAGTCTTTAAGCTGCTCTACTTACCTAcgtttattttcatatttaccTATGGAACAGGCAATTTTTTCTcctcaggaaattaattttctaacaCCAGTTCTGAGGTGGGAGTGAGAATTCAATGAAACTTCTCATGAGACTATCAGTTTTCTGTTACTCAGTAAGGGCCCAAAGACAACACAGCTGTTCTCCATTCAGGCAGTTAGAGCACACATCTGAACTGGGCAACCACAGGGGTTATGCTCTTGGTCCTATTAGATCATAGATACACTAAAAGTTCcacaaagatgacaaaagaTCAGCATGGTCATCCCACTTACCTGGAATGGATACGGTCCCCAGGGTTATAAAAAGGGTTGCACATTATGTCTGTATATGAATTATGCAGCTTTCGGAACATCTGAAAAGGGATtatagtttaattatttttttttttcttctcagcactTTATGAATAAGCGGAAGTAGTAAAAACACTGATGTGGCAAGTTGTGCTGATTTCCTGCACTTACGCTGCGGATCTCATTGTCTCGAAGTGCTGTGTTTGAAGAATCCACCACCATAACAAACTTCACCTTCGAATTTGTCACGTAGCCGTATCTGTGCATCTGTTAAGGCATGTGCTTCTGACACACCAGAGCCTGGCAAAGCAACTAAACCAAGGCTGGAATACACTCAAAGAAATAAGCTGAAAGGAAACATGATGTTCCTGCTGTGTCCAGCACATAGCTAGGACTAGATCAGGCATGTTTGGTAAGGTTCTGGATGACCTGATGGTGATCTTACAGTGTCATCTGACCAGTACCTTCAAGCTACCCAAACAGTGGCTGAAGTAGTTTTAACTGATCCATTTTAAACTCTAGTCTGGATTAATTCATCAAGGCTCTGTGTGCACCAGCTGATGCAGGACACTAGAATGCAGGAACTGTATCCCCTTTCTACCTGACTTCTGCCATCTTTGAGTACTCCAGGGCCAGTAAGGCATGCCTTGcaatttcagaagcagcttCCCACTAACTAttttggaaaggtttttctCTTAGGAAACATTTTAACGACACAGCCACCTTATTTATTCTTGTTTGGAAGACCACAATCAGAGACCTGGAAAGATCTTCCAATATCGGCCAATGTGACCCACCTCCAACTTCATGAATTAACAACCAGTTTATGGAAACCCAGAAATCAGGTCTGCTGATGACTTCCATCTGTGGGATTCAgagaaaaagccaaagaaagcTCAAAAAACCAACTTTGTGACTTAAAAACGCTGGGGAAGCTGTGGCCGTGGAGTACAGATCTTAGGGAAATCAGACCTGGGATTTAGGTACTTGACCAGAGATACCTTCAtactcctgctgcttttgctggagTTTTATTGGAGTCTAAGCTTTGTCCTAGTCGCAGCCAACTGTTTTAACTAATCAGGGAATAAACCACCCAGTTTATGAAAGGTGAAGTCTAGCTGCACGAGGCACTGTTCACACATTGCACTCCCTCATGTaggctaaaaataattttttccaccACCTGGTTGGGCAACAAAACAGATGCTGAACTGACCAAGGCACCCACCTTGAACCGCTACCTGACAAACTGGTCAGTGAACAAGTCTGTACATTTTCTGCTGATGTCTTTAACATGCCACCAAATAGGAAGAGAGTTTTCCCAGGCAGAGCCCCTTGCAAGAAAGAGCTTAAAGATACATAATGGCATGGCAAAAAGCATTAGAAAGATACACCTTGTAGTCTTCAGTGGGGTAAAGAAGCCCTAGGTACAGTTCCCTCTGATCTACAAGAGCCTTGCCCATCGCAGAGATCTTTTCATCCACAACATCAAGGGAAGTGTGCACAGTGTAGTGGAACTTCAGCTCATTTTCAGTTGGAACACTCCGGATGTAGAGGGGATAGTTCTGAGAAGGAGAACAAGTTACACTAACTAGGACCAGCCACTCTGCTGTGTAAAAGCAATGGCTGATGCCACAACACTGCTTTCACCCAAAGCACTGCTCTGTTGGAAGTAAACTATTTAACCATTTTACTTTCACAGCTGTCACAGCACAACTCCCCTTTACACCTTGCGGTACTTGTGAAGTGGATCTGTCTCCATGCAGCAGTGGTAAAAGAATCATTTGCACAGGCACCGCACAAGGCTCAGATCTCTCCACTGCTTGACCTGCCTCCTTGTGCCAGCAGAGCCTGTCCCCAGCTCTTTCTGAGGAAAACCCCTCTCCgctcctggcagcaggacaCCCCAGGGCACCTTCGCACTGTCCTTGTGCTCCCTGCaccagctccccctgccctgaccccagcctgctcctgcccagcccgcTTCAATCTCCAGTGTCTGCCCTGCTCCCGTCTGTATCTGCCAAGGCTATGCTCTGTTTCTCttgcccctgccccacagcctcaCAGCAATGCTGCTGCCATCCTCACCCCTCTTCAGGCCCCACAACCCcgcctggccctgctgctccaCTCAGGACCTGCAGCCCCATACTCTGAGAtccagcccctctcccctcagGTCTGCTCAGGTCCCACctgacccccctgcccccctcagACCCCACAGCCTGACACTCAGCCCCACTCCCCTCACCCATGTTCAGGTCCCACCTGACTCCCCTGCCCCACTCAGGACCTCCACCCCCACACCCTGAGagccagcccctctcccctcagccctgctcaggCCCCACAGCTTCACCTGTAGCCCCCCAGAGCCCAAACTCTGGGACTCAGCCTCGCTCCCCTCACCCGTGTTCAGGGCCCACAGCTCCACCCGgcccctcagccctgcccaggcCCCACAGCCGCCCctgtcccctcagccccccagcCTGAGGCAGCCCCACCCCCCTCACCCCTGTTCACCTCCACCCGGCCTCGCCCAGACCCTATagcacccccccgccccccacgGCCTGCAGGCCCAACCCCGCTCCACCTCCTTGGCGATCACGGCGATGCACACCGCCATCTTGTCCCCGCctccgccggccccgccccgccccgcgggcgGGTCACGTGACGCGGGCGCGAGCCGCGCTGCCGTAACGCGCGGGGGGCGCGCGGGGTGGCCGTTGCCATGGCGAGGGCGCTggtgctgcccctctgcctgaGCTGGGCCCtgggccccgccgcggccgcgccgcccaacctcctgctcctcctcatgGACGACGTGAGTGGggcccggggggcagcggccTGTCAGCGGGGGGCAGGGGCCCGGGCCACCGGGAGGAAGTCGCTTGTGGGAGGTGTTAGGATGGAGGGAGTGGAGGTTCGTCTCTGGGGAGGGCGGCCTGTTTGTGACCCAGAAGGGGGCTGTGTGCCTGTCCCCAGAGGGGGCTTGGGTACCTGGGAAGGGGTCACTGTGGCTGAGGGAAACTGGGGGCTTGGCTCCACAGAGTGCTTGTTATGGTGTgtgggctggtggggctggtcACCAAGGCAAGAGTGGGGTGGTGAGGTGgggtcccagggctggcagaggggtTCTGGCGGCAGCCCACCCTCTCCTAGGCCCAGGGTCCTTGGCAGGGATAGGTTGAGCACCAGCACCTTTCAGGCAGGGCAGCTGTTCAAAAATGTCCTGAGGTCTGGGAAATTTCTACGCGGTGCATGCAGGGCTGGTCAGAGACACTGTGGCGGTGGTCCCTGAGCTTGCAGGAGCATCGTGGCCTGTGGGCTGGGTCCAAAGCTGGACTGTTGCTAAGGCAGAGACCTTGAAATAGGGGTTTCACCAAGTTGGCTGCCCGTGAGCCTTATCCTGTAAATTACTCTTCTGGACATCCTCCTAAGTACACATCAAGGGCCACTTTTGGGCCTGGCAAGATTTGTGTTTTGAGAGCGTGTCTTGAGcatttatttgctgctttgtgctcCCTAGAGCTCTGTTTCACTGACTCTGTGGAGCAGAGCTCTCCCTGATGTGCACAGTCTCCCTTAAGTCATAGTTTCCAGGCTCACACACCATCCCTTCCAGGTGGCACGGCCTTCGTGTTCAGCTGTGTGCCACATCTGTTCCCTTTGTCAGCAGGCTGGGGCCTGTGGGGTACCACGTGGACAAGGTCTCTACTGTGATTCATGGTCAGAGGTCTTCAGCACAGTGATTCAGGCATAACTCAGGGGCTGATGTGATGATCTGGAGAAGTCTGGTTGAAATAAGCAGGAATAGTTGAGTAAGTCTGTAGGTACTTACTCTGAAAGCCATCATGCTTTGTTGCTTTCTTGAGTCCTTGCCATATTTTGTGTAAAAAGTggtgaagaaatgaaaggaaggcCCAGGCCCAGCGTATCCCTGCCCTAGAGACACTGCATGCAAACCTCTTGCTATTTCTTGTGTCAATGTCctgatgaaaacaaatgagacCTCTCAGATCTATAAAGTCAAGGCCATATGCAAGCCTTTTGGAATTGATGCTTACACACCTACATACCTTATCATCAACCTAATCATCTTATCTATCAGTCTGTTCATAATGGCTGAGCAATTAATTCCGCAGTCCTTGACAAATGATTCCAGTGGCTGGTAAATGTTGAAAAACTGTGTCTTGGTGATTTTTCAAACCTTGATTGAATCCTTCTGAAGCTAAGACTTGGTTTTGTAGCCTACAAAAATAACTGGCAACCGAATACCAGTGATGGATGTGGTTGTCATAGCACTGAATAAGGTGTATCTACAAGTGTAGACAAAGAAAGTCCAGTACATTTCAGGACA
This genomic window from Falco rusticolus isolate bFalRus1 chromosome 15, bFalRus1.pri, whole genome shotgun sequence contains:
- the PABPN1L gene encoding embryonic polyadenylate-binding protein 2; the encoded protein is MDKEGRGESPNPGGGNAVPLRGHACAPRVHTRVRCRPRDSNLSLFLDASETCWQDPPSLAAVEVSWDVTEMAALQKAADGDSDSPLEGDSAEELAVQDPELEAIKARVREMEKEDERLKELQMKAESRFIMSAEAGPFLKATEEKMEVDQRSIYVGNVDYGGTAEELESHFNSCGQINRVTILCDKFSGHPKGYAYIEFEEKSSVRAAVELDESVFRGRIIKVLPKRTNMPGISTTDRGGYRGCFQARGGLAQRGGYYRGQHPRVRGRMYRGRARLLPWYFPY
- the TRAPPC2L gene encoding trafficking protein particle complex subunit 2-like protein, which gives rise to MAVCIAVIAKENYPLYIRSVPTENELKFHYTVHTSLDVVDEKISAMGKALVDQRELYLGLLYPTEDYKVYGYVTNSKVKFVMVVDSSNTALRDNEIRSMFRKLHNSYTDIMCNPFYNPGDRIHSRAFDSMVNSMMMQVC